In one window of Clavelina lepadiformis chromosome 4, kaClaLepa1.1, whole genome shotgun sequence DNA:
- the LOC143452478 gene encoding uncharacterized protein LOC143452478: protein MLKLSRGQKIQISVFVFSILAAILNSVALSSDTWLRTLAAGTYGLFYKCNSAGCTQLDPATDLAQCGSAWLDAVRAFVIMADIVMYSAVIIYTVGFFWQDDKVGIKLRWLAAILIIASGIFSLIGCVVFQANGVSCLLPSSAVLLLPYGFGLILAWLGFVLSILAGAMALIANCISDKQSERVEM from the exons ATGTTGAAATTAAGCAGGGGACAGAAAATTCAGATTTCGGTGTTTGTGTTCTCGATCCTGGCCGCTATTCTGAACTCAGTTGCACTTTCCTCCGACACCTGGCTTCGTACACTCGCTGCAGGCACCTACGGGTTATTCTACAAATGCAACTCGGCTGGTTGCACACAACTAGACCCTG CCACTGACTTGGCCCAGTGCGGTTCCGCATGGCTGGACGCCGTCAGAGCGTTCGTCATAATGGCAGATATTGTGATGTATTCTGCCGTCATAATCTACACGGTTGGATTTTTCTGGCAGGACGATAAGGTCGGAATTAAACTGAGATGGTTAGCCGCCATTCTTATCATTGCTTCAG GTATCTTCTCCCTGATTGGCTGCGTCGTCTTTCAAGCGAACGGGGTGTCTTGTTTGCTGCCATCTAGCGCCGTATTGCTTCTCCCGTACGGTTTCGGACTCATACTGGCGTGGCTCGGTTTCGTACTTTCCATCTTAGCCGGTGCCATGGCTCTCATCGCAAATTGCATCAGCGACAAGCAAAGTGAGAGAGTTGAAATGTAA